A window of Halomonas sp. GFAJ-1 contains these coding sequences:
- a CDS encoding beta-ketoacyl-ACP reductase (catalyzes the conversion of 3-hydroxyacyl-CoA to 3-oxyacyl-CoA) gives MANQAPVAWVTGGTGGIGTAICRSLADAGYLVVSGYRNPDKAKTWLETQQADGYNNIVLSGVDLSDHDACLEAAREIHDKHGPISVLVNCAGITRDGTMKKMSFDQWHQVIDTNLNSVFNTCRSVIEMMLEHGYGRIINISSINGRKGQFGQVNYAAAKAGMHGLTMSLAQETATKGITVNTVSPGYIATDMIMSIPEKVREAIRETIPVKRYGTPEEIGRLVTFLADKESGFITGANIDINGGQFMG, from the coding sequence ATGGCCAATCAAGCCCCCGTCGCCTGGGTAACTGGTGGAACTGGTGGAATCGGAACGGCAATTTGCCGATCATTAGCGGATGCTGGTTATTTGGTCGTGTCGGGGTATCGCAACCCTGATAAGGCTAAAACCTGGCTGGAAACCCAGCAAGCCGATGGTTATAACAACATCGTGTTATCCGGTGTTGATCTTTCCGACCACGATGCTTGCCTAGAAGCGGCTCGCGAGATCCATGATAAACATGGGCCTATTAGCGTGCTGGTTAACTGTGCAGGCATTACCCGTGATGGCACGATGAAAAAGATGTCGTTTGATCAGTGGCATCAGGTCATCGATACGAATCTTAACAGTGTGTTTAACACCTGCCGCAGCGTTATTGAAATGATGCTGGAGCATGGTTACGGACGCATCATCAATATTTCGTCGATTAATGGTCGCAAGGGCCAATTTGGTCAGGTGAATTATGCGGCAGCCAAGGCGGGTATGCATGGGCTTACCATGTCGCTTGCTCAAGAAACGGCGACAAAAGGCATTACGGTAAATACCGTTTCGCCTGGCTACATTGCTACCGACATGATTATGAGTATTCCAGAAAAAGTCCGCGAAGCCATTCGCGAAACAATCCCAGTGAAGCGCTATGGCACGCCAGAAGAAATTGGCCGTTTGGTGACTTTCCTGGCGGATAAAGAGTCTGGTTTTATTACCGGCGCCAACATTGATATCAACGGTGGTCAATTCATGGGCTAA
- a CDS encoding transcriptional regulator, with product MVRCHLARLMGERKMKIVDVARETGLNRNTITLLYKETAQRIELDALDKLCKLFNCGVGDLLEFDDDRER from the coding sequence ATGGTTCGTTGTCATCTTGCGCGCCTGATGGGTGAGCGCAAAATGAAGATCGTGGATGTGGCGCGTGAAACGGGTTTGAACCGCAATACCATCACGCTGCTTTATAAAGAAACAGCTCAGCGCATTGAGTTAGACGCGCTGGATAAGCTATGCAAGTTGTTCAACTGTGGGGTAGGGGATTTGCTCGAATTTGATGACGACAGGGAGAGATAA